The sequence agttcggatgagtcgcggagcgaaaagagcagaaaagtagtgaaaagccgggagaaattacgcaaggaagccgcgaagaatggtgcgcacaacctcattttctacacacaaaagcgcctccgttctcagccatcagatcagttctcagaagcatccgatggtcgctccttcatagagcatcaaaatctgaagtctctgccaagcaccacagcgctgaaattccaagccttcagattagatggtagttgaatccaacggtcgctcccttgctgtgcatcaaagtttgatatctccgcctaacactacaacacctaactccatctagcatcgttgattttgttgtattatataatctagcggtcgctacaagcctcacttcacatcaccgtccgatctacctaccagctccatcccacggcccatctcacgaaacatcatctcttgatggacccgcatcacaccctagcgaccgaacctataccacctacccaaacgcacccttcacccaaaccatcgagccctctccaccatcacctcccctctGCAGCTCTGCAGAAACTCCACCAGCTCCGCCACCaaccttcttcacctccactgccaccaccatacctccaccatcatcaccctatcacccaacaaccaaaacccatctcccccctagccctctagttccctatttcctCACTTTTTCAcacttctctgcctgaaaccctaggcgtgaaaaattgatgaattaggtaacctagagttgcaattagagcatgggaatggagcaggagagtcagaggaagaatgggtcgacgcatgggggagaaattgtgccataaaattaggtaatttgcaaaacctaatttcactgattttgggggaaaattggggaaaaccctaatgatgtaattgggtataaattgggactatgggtgtgtgtgagagatgatgcttggagtagccaacatccaggactttcatgtcctgttaatttcagttcaactttagtccacagttcaattttgagtgttataaaatcttttcaatttcagttgtgatgtttgatTTCCTGCTTCAATTTCAGTATGTTCATGTCTACTATGTTCTGTTGATGTTACTGTTAATCCTGTTGGTCCTTGTTAGTGCTAGTTTttcatgttaggttaaattaattcctgtttagtgtgatgtttctgttaatgtttttattttcatatcctgttgatgtttgttaatgttcctgtcatgtttaattttctgtcacaattgatggaatgctaggctaggtatctgtgaagcattggtgtgattgtgcaatggaagaaatcaatgCTCATaccaagctgattttcttgccattccttgtgtatgcttaggttgcactgtgattgagcattgggagaaactagtgctcatagcaagctagttttcttcccattctatttgtttgccttagctttgccttagccttgctctgtcagCTTCACCACAACTcttcccttggccttaggccttggttcatcttgttttgttctttgcttttgccatgtgttgccctgtttgtgtttccttttgtttattttgttagccatcttctttaattgcattatctttgcttcactgccacctttgcttctgttgctttgcttctcttattccactgccctgcagctgctgtgcagcacttgtgctgcattgcctttccttcccttgcagctgctgctgctgcctttctgcagttcctgctgccactccacttccctctgtgctgcctctgccaagctgctgctgctactgctgtgcagcacttgtgctgctgctgctgttgttgctgccaaggctgctgccaagctgctgctgctgttgttgctgccaagcctgctgccaggctgctgctgctgccacttcttctcctgccaagccaagtccagttcctgaagccaagcaaaggcccatcAAACTGaaacccaattcagtcaactgtgggcttaaccaaagcccagctGTTTAagacaaaagcccaaggtttagttcactgaggcccatttcattaaggctcaaagcccagtttaggttaaggttaaaagcccaatccaattaactgtgggcttaatcaaaagcctaagtttaaggccaaagcccatttacatttcaaagaccaactgagcccaagctcagtttattttattgtgaacaaacccattagcactcaaagcccaaattaagccaaaaggcttcatagcccaatagcaacttagaacccaattagctagaacactccaaacacacccgatctctgtggatcgacccgtacttgcacgagctacaactgacgaccgtgcacttgcggtattactgtaggcccccgtttcattgcgcttcatttttataACACCTTTTCCAGGCCTGCcacccatccaggcggacattataccaacgccccatgccaggcgttgattataccaacgccccattcaggcggacattataccaacgccccatccaggcggacattataccaacgccctgcatcaggcgttaactttacgaacgcgcgtctacaggcggacattataccaacacccgtcgggtaggcggacattatataaacgcccgactatatttggatttggtcttaatcgccgaccaaatttggtccgagttttactctttgatcaaattttgatcgatggtccgtcccattacgccagcccactcgacaccaaatttgggtttagtcgtccactgcagttgctcttagaccCCATAAATCTGTAAATTTGGGTTTCattcattgttgttgaaaaataaaatcttaGTTTCAAATATTCTGACAGATATTTTAGCTAATTTAATTATATTTGCTATTATCTACTTCCTCAAAtatatcataaatatattttctTCATAAATCTCTGCGTTGGAAAATCCCATTTCCTTCCCCAAAAATTCATTCACACAATCTTAAAAGAAACACTAAAAATAGATGATCCAGCTAGCATGAGTACCACAATAGATTGTTTGCTTCTCTTCATGACTTTTCAGTATCTATAAAGATATCTCCTATCTATTTTTTTTTGAGGAAAGTTAAAATTGATTATCAGGAGTCAAGGAGGcacacaaaaaaaaccaaaaatacagACAGCCATTAAAGAGAGGTCAGAAGTGCCAAAAAAAAGAAGCTAACTGGTGGCAAAGTTACATGTAAATCTTTGCCTCCGAGTTGTGGACCAAATCATCGAAACACAAGCCTTCAAAAACTTGATAGGGAAGTCCCCATTGAAAGATAAGCGACTTGACAGCAACAATTACATCGTTTGGTGCAAAATCTTTGTTGTGGAAAACCCTTCTATTTCTCTCGATCCATAACGCCCACCAGATCGCGTAAGGAAGATTGTTCCTATGAAGCTATGGTTTGTATTTGGGATTTTCCTCTTCCATGACTTAATGCAGCCTTCCGTTGTCTCGCACATTGCTAAATCAACTTTAGAATATTCAAGAAAGTACGACAACACCTTATATGAGAAGGTACAGTGGAGCATCACATGATGTATTGTTTCATCCTCAGCTCTACACAAAACACATTGCGGAGATCTTACTATAACTCCTCTTCGAACTAAGTTATCAAAGGTTGGTGTAGCATTCCAAAGAGTAGACCAAATGAGAAAGGAGACTTTGGGAGGTACAGTAGCATTCCAAATTAGTTTGGGATCCGGACAACTATATGCATCATTGTCTATCATTTGGACATCATAGCAAGACTTCGTAGAGAATTTACCTGATTGGGAGGGGAGCCAATTTCTAACATCTTCTTGCCTAGTGATGAGTTCAGGATTTCCTATACCCTCCACCAAGTTAATAGCTTCCTGAACTTCCAAACGCCTCAAATTTCGATTAAATTAAAGATTCCTTGCTGAAATGGAGTGAGCCCATGTTATCGCTTCACTCACGGTTGCCTCTTTCGCTTTACTCAACCTTCACAACAGGGGATACTTCTCTTCCAACGGAAGAATAGTACACGAGCTATctttccaaaaacttgttttgcTGTCATCGTTAACGGTGATCCGAGAGTTGACTTGAATTAACTGCTTGGATTGCATAATCCCCTTCCACAGCCAGATATCTCCTATTTAAATAAGTTGGAAgtcccaaaagaaagaaaaatcttaAAAGAAAAGACTTACAGAAGGTCTGTAATGGCAGATGGTAGCTGTAGCTGTGATTTACTGCAAGCAGTTGTCGATGATATCAAGAAGATGTCAATCGATGTTAATTCAAGTGTGGGAGAAGATCAGTGTTCTTCTGAAATGAGCTTTTGTGAGATTTGCATTAACAACACCATGCCAACAAGCGTGAATTCAGTAGGACGAAGCCCAATGAGTTGCATCTCTGAGAAAAACTTTAAAGCCATGTTAAAATCCCACTTTGTGCATACCCAGTGATCATTGCAGACCAAGTAATCGAATTCTGATCAGTCAATGATTCAAAATATCCATGTGCATGATCTAAATTTTCACATTTTGCATACATGGTAACAAGTGCATTTCGTACAGATACGATACAAGTGATAGTATTCCAATCTTAGACCCAAGACAACGAATCTGCTTGCCGTTTTCGACTAATTCAAgactagataaaaaaaaatatgaacacttgtaaaaacaaactcattcaACCCTTGTTCCATCACCCATGACAAGAATTAGAACTACATTGATCCAGAGTCTTTATCCCAATATTTTATTAAAGGTTACCTTTTTCCATCACTCAAGAAAATTAAAAACCGTTACCAACAAGATCTCACCATTTGTAAACAGTGGTTGAGCTTGGAAAATTAGATATATACCAATGAAATAGATACTATCAGCAGATATAGTGTCCAAATATTTTTGATATAATTGAGTTGATTAAAGGAAACAGCGAATTCATGGTACTGAACAACACAAAAGTATTAAGAGATTAAATTTGAGACAGAAATAAAAAGACTTTAGAGAGAGGGATATACATCACACGCGAGAGGGATACAATATCAGAGGAATAATAGGTTTTGTATACGGGTACCCGCTGGTTAGAACCGAAaattaaaatttatataaaaaaaaatgaggaagataaaaaagaaaaaaattaaaatttatataaaaaaaaaatgaggaaAATAATTAGTATTACTATATTTATATCCCATAAATATAGTGATAATTAGATTCGATAAAAATAAATTAGATTTGCCATTATCTCGTTTCCATGTAATCAGATCTATCCTTGGTATCTTCTACCTAAGAAAAGCAGTTTTGACTTATCTTGAGAAAAGCGATGTTATTTTAACTCAATTTCCTTCTCATAAATGCAATTGAATATCATACACAGAATCAAGAGACTCATCCCTTCATATTCATCTTCTACCATTAATGCTTTAAGTGCTGAATATAGTATCCAGCGTATTTTCCTGCATTATCATTATTATCAGTTGTTGCCAATTGATAaagtttctttttgatttttatagTATTGAACCGAAATGCTCTGAGCCAGAAAGACTGAGCTGAAAAACTGTGCGAATAGCTGTATGCCAAAGTTGTAATTATTTTTAACTCCATTTTTGTGTTTACTATATTTTGCAAAGTTGGCTAGAAGAAcagatttaataatttttattgtttttgtacATTCTAAGTAACCTGTTCGTCTTTTGTTACGCTATCCTAGTAAACTTTCAAAAAGTTTATTTTGACAATTGATGGTTACTCTTAAGACACTAGTAAGCTTTCAAAAAGTTTATATCCAGTGATAATATCTCAGAACTAAACAAGTAATGCCAATACGAAAATCAATTGAAAAGCTTCCTCTAAAATAAAAGATgaagatttatatatatatatatttttgtgtgTGATCAATTTCGGAATTTTTAGCTTTAAAGGCAAAAACCGCCATTTTTAACTCATTTTCGCGggcttatatttttctttttcttttctttaacaGGTGACTCGCGATTTGATCGAACCCTTGACTCGGAACAAACTACTCACTCACGAGTCACGTGTAATGGCTAAAATGTCCTCGAGTTTTTAAAacaattcatttttctttcttcgGTTTCACTCTCGAGTCTCTGGAGTTCATTTCAGAGTTCAGACTTCAGAGACAAAAACGAAacgcaagattttttttttttttttttaagatgacGACGAAGGATGAAGGAGCCGTGGATTGAAGATCAACACAGGTATTTCATACTATTCTCCTCTTTTTGTCATTATGGTTTTCTGTATCTACTGgatctttttttttagggttttaagaaAGAATTCCCGTTAGTGTTATCATttccattttttgatttttttgttgtgGTTTGAGTATTTTTTTGAGTAATGGGTTTTAATTGGATTTCGGTAATTTGGGGCTCAGTTTGAGTATTTGTGGTTATGGGGGATTTGTGGTGTTTATCATCTGTTTGTTTTATTGTTACAATGAAGTTGTAGGCCTGCTGCTACTCCTCCGAAATTTCGTTTCTCTTTTTTCTGGGTTTCAATCATTTTTAAGCTTGGATGGATTTATTTTGCGAAAGACAGTTTACTAGTGACTTAATCAGCAAAAACATTTTAGAAGGTTAATTTGGTCATACCATTGACAAGATTCTAGACATGACTGTCCATCTGCAGAATTAAATTTCTTGGCTGTAGGACTCATGTGCAATACTATGTTCGTCTACGGGGCATTCTTTATTAGATTGGGTCCTCAATTTTTAGTTATCGACAATGTTCAGATTTCAGTAATTCAGGATAACTGAAATATGTTAACCTGATAATTTTAATTGGTTCTTATGAGGCAGGAAAGAGACCTAACAACTGTTACTTCATGTCTCATAGCATTCATGTAGATACTTAAGCTGAAATGTCCTAGTTTATAACTAATGAATTCACTGAATATATACATTGGTGTAATCAAATTGATCTCTTTATAGTCTTTATAAGTAATTGAATAGAGCACATGCAATTTCCCAGTACATTTGGTCACTGACTATGCAGTATGCTTTTAGAATGGCTGAGATGTGTAGTAGCAGTAGCACTCTGCGTCAATAACTATTCTAGGAAGCAGACTCTTTGAGCTATAACGTCTCATTGGAAACTTGAACTCCTAGGGACGATACTGTGGGGTGAACTATTTAGTTTTCTCTTGCATTTAGCTAAACTTCTTATTAAATCATAACCAAACAACATAAATCCGTGCTTATTGCTTATGTTTCTTGTAAGACTCTATGTTTCAAACTGATATTCTTGTTCTGTGGATGGCTAGAATAAAAACCTGATAAAATTATATGTAGGTTTAGTAAAATGATGGGATGCGGATTGTGACTTCTATGCATAAATCATCGGATTCTCTGTTTTTCGGTACTCAAAACTATTATCCTTTCGTACTTCTATATTATAGAAGAGACTCTTAGTGTCTATAACGACTGAGTTTGACCGCAAAAGACGATAAAAAATAAGACCCATCCAGAACCCCAGTGCTTTACCCCCCTTATCTCAAAAGATCAAGGTTTAGCTGTTATTTCTCTTAAAaagctttgcttttttttttctctgttttAGAGTTTTTTGAATCTTTGTATGTGTAGATCTGTGATTTATGATCTTTATTCTTGTTGTTTTTCGTtagcttttttgttttgttttgttttgttttgttttgttttgttttgttgatgGCAGATATGACGAATAAGGCAAGGTATCATTCTGAGAGCAAAAAGGCTTACAGAAAAAAGttaaaaaagaacaaaagggAAAAGGCTAAATTAGAGAAACTTCGAATTGTAAGGTCTGATGAGGAAAAGGAGGAGGAGGCTTATGAAATCATTACATCAGGGtatgtttttttcttcatttatGCTATTTGATTTACTGAAATTAGCATCCAATCGAACTTGTTTTTTAAGTCAGCAGCATTTTGGTGTGTAATCTAGACGAACCCATAATTAAGCTTTAGCAAACCTCACATCAAATGGTTGAAACTTTCTTCTGTCGATGCATCTTGAAGCAATTGAAATTCCTCTTTCCTTCATATTCCTATCATATTCTCATCAGAAGCACAAGCTCCACTTGAGATGAAAGTAAAGTACCGCTAGATTTCCATAGTTGATCACCATTTCCACTAAATTTTGCTATATTGTTGGTGCATTTGTCTAACATGAGATTGGGGATAGATGATTGTCGAAGAGACGCAGTTGTCCATTTTCTCATTTGTTGGATCTCCAGTTTTGTTGTTCAATAAGCATATTGATTGATTGATGCTGTAAATCATAGATGGGAAAATGAATTTTGTTTGTGTTATTCTTGAAATTTCGAAAGCAATTTGTTGTCTTTCTGTACCACACGAACTGGATTTTAATGTATAGTTATTATCCATTCAGCTGTTTGATTCAGTGGTTCCTCGGCAAAGAATTGAATCATTGGTCATTCTTGATAAAATGCAGATGAATGGGAGACTGGACCATCTCTCCCTTTATCTCGTAGCTCAGGTGTCCACTCAAATTAtttgaatattttgtttcccAATGTTTGCTCCTTCAAATTTTGGGAAACTTGTTCCGCAATTTCGGAATTGATGCATCAACAGAATCAGGATTTTCCTTTTACACCTTACCAGTCCAAATTCTCTCGTTCACTTCATTAGTTGGAACTTGGTAAATCACTAGTATCTATGCGTATAGAAATATAACTTTGAATACTGGTTTGCCGTTCGTCAATGTGATTCTCTGCACAGAATTGAGTGTTTGAGCGAGAGGTGTACTGCTACTACTACACCAAGAAGTATACCGAACAGAGATTTTCCTGTTCCTATTACTCATCTTCTCTCTTCAGTGGTGCATTTAAGATCATTAACTGTTTCGTTTTTGTGTTTCCATATTTATGTTACAGTCCCACTGTAGAAGAACTTGAGATTAGTAAACTCGAGCACGATCCTTCCTCAAACAGTACTTCTACATCTATCCCCGAAGAAGATCTCGAAGAACTGATGACTTCCATCAAGAAAGATCCATTCTTGAAACCTATTCTGGAAGATCAAGGTCTAGTTATTTCTCTTAAAAAACTTCGCCTTTTGTCAGTTTCAGGGTTTTTTGAATGTGTAGATCTAAgatttcttgttgttgtttttccttcattttttttGATTGCAGTTATGACGAGGGGTAAGGCAAGGTATCGCACTGAGAGCAAAAAGGCATATAAAAAAaagctaaaaaagaacaagagggAAAAAGCTAAATTACAGAAACTTCAAACTGTAAGGTCTGAGGAGGAAAAGGAGGAGGAGGCTTATGAAATCACTATATCAGGGTATGTTTATTTATGAAATCACTAAATTTTGCTACATTGTTGGTGCATTTGTCTAACATGAGATTGGGGATAGATGATTGTCGAAGAGACGCAGTTGTCCATTTTCGCATTTGTTAGATTTCCAGTTTTGTTGTTCAATAAGCATATTGATTGGTTGGTGCTGTAAATCATAGATAAATTTGTTTGTGTTATTCTTGAAATTTCTAAAGCAATTTGTTGTCTTTCTGTACCACACGAACTGAATTTTAATGTTTAGTTATTATTCCTTCTTATGGCACAATTAGATGCATCTTGAAACACTTGAAATTCCTCTTTCCATCATATTCTCATCAGAAGCACAAGCTCCACTTACC comes from Papaver somniferum cultivar HN1 unplaced genomic scaffold, ASM357369v1 unplaced-scaffold_158, whole genome shotgun sequence and encodes:
- the LOC113337295 gene encoding uncharacterized protein LOC113337295 isoform X1 is translated as MADMTNKARYHSESKKAYRKKLKKNKREKAKLEKLRIVRSDEEKEEEAYEIITSGPTVEELEISKLEHDPSSNSTSTSIPEEDLEELMTSIKKDPFLKPILEDQVMTRGKARYRTESKKAYKKKLKKNKREKAKLQKLQTVRSEEEKEEEAYEITISGPNSLIHFISWNCPIAEEVEISKLEHDPSSNSTCASISEEDLEELMTSIKKDPYLKPILEDIEIGGPTVMMRYLNDPEVFQKLAQAMGFGVLGDNVSSVEDDASNADAERL
- the LOC113337295 gene encoding ankyrin repeat domain-containing protein 2A-like isoform X3, with the translated sequence MADMTNKARYHSESKKAYRKKLKKNKREKAKLEKLRIVRSDEEKEEEAYEIITSGPTVEELEISKLEHDPSSNSTSTSIPEEDLEELMTSIKKDPFLKPILEDQVMTRGKARYRTESKKAYKKKLKKNKREKAKLQKLQTVRSEEEKEEEAYEITISGPIAEEVEISKLEHDPSSNSTCASISEEDLEELMTSIKKDPYLKPILEDIEIGGPTVMMRYLNDPEVFQKLAQAMGFGVLGDNVSSVEDDASNADAERL
- the LOC113337295 gene encoding uncharacterized protein LOC113337295 isoform X2 translates to MTNKARYHSESKKAYRKKLKKNKREKAKLEKLRIVRSDEEKEEEAYEIITSGPTVEELEISKLEHDPSSNSTSTSIPEEDLEELMTSIKKDPFLKPILEDQVMTRGKARYRTESKKAYKKKLKKNKREKAKLQKLQTVRSEEEKEEEAYEITISGPNSLIHFISWNCPIAEEVEISKLEHDPSSNSTCASISEEDLEELMTSIKKDPYLKPILEDIEIGGPTVMMRYLNDPEVFQKLAQAMGFGVLGDNVSSVEDDASNADAERL